The following are from one region of the Ochotona princeps isolate mOchPri1 chromosome 15, mOchPri1.hap1, whole genome shotgun sequence genome:
- the LOC101519020 gene encoding glycosylation-dependent cell adhesion molecule 1-like has product MRLLTVLLLASLASAAPAVLPVPELFPSSHPRKDQVSKEDLAKEVFISTEELVSEENPMKEPTKPKSQKLKVPNTASREDQDMNTELQTEATTELPAITATTSERKLAKLSHKIGKDLDQTVKGILNYLGNLVPDAGIMKL; this is encoded by the exons ATGAGACTCCTTACTGTCCTGCTGCTAGCCAGCCTGGCCTCAGCTGCCCCCGCTGTCCTTCCAG TTCCCGAACTCTTCCCCAGCAGCCACCCCAGGAAGGACCAGGTCTCCAAGGAGGACCTTGCTAAGGAGGTGTTCATCTCCACAGAAGAGTTGGTTTCCGAAGAGAACCCGATGAAAGAACCCACAAAGCCAAAGAGCCAAAAGCTCAAGGTGCCCAACACCGCATCCCGAGAGGACCAAGACATGAATACTGAACTGCAAACAGAAGCAACTACAGAGCTACCTGCCATAACTG CAACCACCTCAGAGAGAAAACTGGCCAAGCTCAGCCACAAGATCGGGAAGGACCTGGACCAAACAGTGAAAGGAATCCTAAACTATCTGGGAAATCTAGTCCCCGATGCCGGCATCATGAAGCTATGA